From Rattus rattus isolate New Zealand chromosome 17, Rrattus_CSIRO_v1, whole genome shotgun sequence, the proteins below share one genomic window:
- the LOC116886457 gene encoding U6 snRNA-associated Sm-like protein LSm7, with product MCGDKMADKGKKKKESILDLPKYIDKTIRVKFQGGREASGILKGFDSLLNLVLDGTVEYRRDPDDQHKLTEDAWQLGLIVRPGTSVVLTCPQDGMEALPNPFVQQQDT from the coding sequence ATGTGCGGCGACAAGATGGCagacaaagggaaaaagaagaaagaaagcatcttggATCTGCCCAAGTACATTGATAAGACCATCCGAGTGAAGTTCCAGGGTGGCCGAGAAGCCAGTGGCATCCTGAAAGGGTTTGACTCACTGCTCAACTTGGTGCTGGATGGAACCGTTGAGTACAGGCGAGACCCTGATGACCAGCACAAGCTGACGGAGGACGCTTGGCAGCTGGGGCTCATAGTGCGTCCTGGCACCTCGGTGGTGCTCACCTGCCCTCAGGATGGCATGGAGGCCCTCCCTAACCCCTTTGTGCAGCAGCAGGACACTTAG